AGTGCCTGTAAAATGTGTGAGAAAACATCATAATGGGTATCTGTATTTGTAGACATTTGTAGAAATTAGAGTTTTAAATTACTCTAGAACAGATTTGTTCAGTTTAGATGTTAGTACTTCCAATTAAAACTTAGTGTGAGAATGTCAAGCAGGAATCTTTGTGGTTCTTGCCTCACCCTCAGTAATACAAATCTAAAAGGACTTTTCCACCTTCAGTTGAACTTTCACAACTTCACTGTGGTCAGGAGGCTACAGAGAATGAAATAGGGAGAATTTGTGACCATGATATCCAAATAACTTCATTATGTTCATTACATTGACATTTATCCAACAGCCTTTCAAGTTTTCAGTTAAAACTTGGTTAATACTTTGACCTGGTGTACACAAGCTATAAGGCAATTTCTATTTACTTTAATATTGGCTTTGGAGTTCTAAAAGGTAaaaattctgttaattttttttttcattattacgTTAAGTAGAAACAAACTGAACCCAgtgacagagagaaagaagtatAAAAATCTGAGTTTCCAGTGACAATGTCCTAGAcatttccagtgttttcctCAGTACCTCTGGAAACACACATCCTGATAATTCAGTCTTCCCCACAACTGAAACATCAGAAAAACCCTGGATACTTTTGACAATTCAAGCCTTTCATATGTCTTGCATGTTTGATGCAAGTTTGATTAACTTGATACCTGTTGAACTGGAGGGATCAAGTTAATGCATGGTTTCTTTTAACCTGAGAAAACATGAATTTCATTTGTAAAAATGTATATCACAGGTGTAATGGAAGAATGCATCTATCCATTACACCCAAGCAAATTTGCATTGCAGGAAGCAGTGCCATCTCCGTGATGGTGTTATCAAATTTGGAACCACCTTTGCACTAGAGAGTGCAGAGAAAAGGCAAAGTGACAAACTCTACTGAAGGGCCAGCTGTGATCTAACCCAGCTATATTTGCTGTTGGTGTTACTCCTGGTAGATGTGGCAGAAAATCTTATCCTCCTGGGACATAAGGGTAGGTCCACTGCCAGGATCATGGGAGAAACAATAGTGTGTGAGACAAGATACTATAACCAGGTTTttacatagaaagaaaaaaaataaagcccagTTATGTCCACTTCTAGCTAAGAGCTTTGccaaagaggaaaggaaggaatctGGAATGCCACATGCAGCTCAAGGATATCCATTTATTATTGCACAGAACAGCCCAGTGAATAACACTTGTAGCATCAGTAAAAAAAGCACTGATATTACAGCGCTCTCTGTCTCAAGTGCAAGAACATGTGTAGCTTGTTTCCCTCTGGTATTTTTAGAGCCAGGTGTATATGGAAACAGATTCCTCAAACAAAAATAGATAGTTAGATTTCCACAGAGCTCGTCTTATAAGGAATTTCTTTTCTGAGCCTATGCAAAAAACATGAACAACTGCTATATTTTCTCATATGATTAATGAAATTTAATCAATTTTCCTACAAAAACTGAAGAACATATCCCAGCCAGGCCAAATAAAATCTCCCAAacaatgtttttgtttctatttttcaaaagatgaaaaaacacattcttaaaaaaaaacaaaaaagagaaaaatccccttttttttctgatgtgaatcaaaatcaatatttttataGACTTTTTTCTGAAATTGGAACTTTAACTCTTTTAGAAAGTTTATCTTCTATTCTAAAAGAAATTGAACTGACGGATAAGGTAGAGGGAAGAAAGACAAGATCAATGTATGGATTACAGTTACTGCTTATatccaaaggaaacaaaaggatgGAAAACTtctgtttggtattttttgtttttaaggaggTAAGAGGCCTTGCAAGCCCTCCAGTTTAAATATCCTCTTCCTTCCTAGGGAAGGGAAAGctactcatttttttcctgtagtacATTTTCCCTCCATCACTCTGTCCCTCAGTCCCTCAGCTCCCCTGCTGTCCTGTTATAAGTCACCCTTTTCACCAGACCTACTGGCAGGCTTCAGCAAACAGCTTTGTCCCTTCCCTGACACACAAGCACTTTGTTGTAGAGGCCCTTAGAATGAAGCTTCTGCCTTTGAGCTAGAAATTAAATGTGTGTATCTTCAAGTAAACAAAGCCATAAGCACAGAGtaaattaaatatgtaaattttaaataaaaccaaagctgaCTGTGACACTCACTCCAACTTCAGTTTCCCATCTCTGTGGGTAGCTAGCAGTAGGTGTTCCATGGGAAGGCATCCCACACAGTGACAAGTAACAAGGGTTATTACATAGCCCTGTGCAAGCAGGTGGCCTTCCTGTAATAGAAACCATTACCTTTACTTTCTTGgtgtttgcatttctgctgtttgcttACTTCTAAACACTGCATGTTTATTTGGTACTAATTTTGCTGCCTCTAGAAAACGTATAAACTCAACCTTGATTTACCCTACTGCAGTAGGAGCACACAAAAAGTCTTTCAGACTGCACAGAAACCTCTCTCACTGTTTTGAGGATGTAAGTGGTTTCAGCTGGCCTTCAGGGTAGACATCTCTGGCCTGAGTACTCATATGAAGCCAGGAATTAGCTTAAACCAGAAACTCACATTTAATACACCCCTAGGTGTATGAGACACTCCCTGCTTGAGAACATCAGTCCTTTTTCTGGTTTAATATTCAGTACAGTCCTCTCCTGCATTGTTTTCTGCCTGCCCTTTCAGTTACCCAAGCAGGCACAAATGTGTAATATATGCAAGCCCACTTAAAGGAATGTAAGTGCTTTCTGAGGTGAGATCAGGGTTTCAACACATCTCATGAAAAGTGAACAAGAAGCTCATGCAAGGCTATTAAAGGGCAATATATAAATGAACGTTACAAAAAGTATCTAAATCAATACAGACATCATCATTAGTATATGTCAGTACATATGtcctactgctgaacacagctGTATCAGCGGCAATTTGAAACCGCTGCATTTAATATGGGAGAATGTTCATTTTTCTACACAGGGATTTTTAATTTGCATGAGGTTAACGCCTTCTCCTTTCTAATTGCTGTCACAGGTATGAATTACTACCTGTCTGTCATACCCTTTCTGGGGGCAGTGGAAGCTGGACTTTTTGGGCAGCTGCAGTATGAGATTGAAATATTGCCTCCAGCAGAGCGAAGATTTGATTTCTGTTACAGTGTTGCTGACTGCCAGTCTCACATTCCCAATCTTATGAATGCCTGGAAGGCCTATTTTGAAGTATGCAATTTTActttggtgttttggggtggatttttctcatattttctgGGAAATTATACTGGAATATTATCTTTTAAAactattattactgttatttgtAAGATTCAGAGAGCTTAGTTTGCTTTCAGTAACAGCTTGCTATAAAAgtaacaagcaggaaaaaatgaaaagcataacATAAAGTGAGTTCGACATAAGAAGGCCAGTTTTTTTACaggttatgttttttttcttttctttctttaagatAATTCTGTACTTTAGACTCTGTCCCAAGAGACTGTTTTGTTAACAGCTTTATTTGTATTCTGCCTATAGTGCTTATATTAGCAATGCGAAATAAGCATGCAAGACAGAACATTACCCTTGAGAAATGGTCCTGCATTTGTTTTATAGGGttcatttattcttttgaaTATCTAAAAAACATGAAATTGCTGAAACATCATTCAGAAGGACACATTTATGCAAGCggattttctctttcctcctcattCAGCTATTCCCAAATCCCAAAGATGACAATATTTCTTACTTCATAGATCCAATAACTATTTTTACAGACAGATTTCTATATTTGGCATTTTTTTAGTAGtcaaataattaataattatcaGAAAATTTAAACCTTAAGTCCTTCTTGGCAACTGTGAGCGAATGTAGAAATTCTAGGAGcaagatttgttttttcttcagattacTTTTCGTAAGCAGTATGTTTCAGAAGTTGTTATAAAAGACCTACTCCTCAAATAACCATACTAGTAACCATTAAGGATCATTGTCCTATTTTCTGAAAACCTTCAGAAAGTAGTGGCCAAAAGAACATAAACAAGTTCTCAAGGAACCTAATACTTCAGCATGGAAACTTCCATGGCACTCAGATACAAAAATACACTGAATGACTGTGACAAAGTATCTAAACTATGTGGATAAAACTCTCACCCTGTTGAAGTCAAAGAACAGCAACTCTCATTGACTTCATCTATATTAATCACTATTCTGTCCCTATGTCAGACATCATAGTCATTTACAAACCAGCACAATCTAACTActcaaaagcagttttccttagCTTGCAAACTTACTATTTCGTGAAGCATGTGTGTAAGtctaaaaaattaatttggtttaaaccacccctatgtttctgtgccttttttttttttttttttttgtctttgcagtATCTGTTATCTACAGAACACAAAGCCAAGAGCCCTGCAACCTTCTCCTCCTTCAAACTGGATGATGCCCTTGGTCTCATGTGGAGGGCACATGTTGCCTCCATTGCTTATGCACTGCCCAAGTTCCACGACAGGTATGGGGATGAGAGGGGTGGCCAGTGGGGATCTTCCTACCTGTATGCCTCTTTAGAAGGATAGTATCCCAACAAAGTCTatatgaattttctttctttaggcCTCTGCTCTTTAGGCTCTGCTCTCCCTTCTGCTCTCTTGGAGCACGAGAGAACCAGAGAGAGATGGCTGCTCAGGCTGTGATGGGTGGGCAGGCTATGGGCTTAAAATGAGATGCTGTTTCTTCCCTGGGAGCCAGGGCCCAAGTCAGGAGCTGTATTTAGTTTGGGCAGAGACAACAATGCCAGGATAAATTAGGTGCTCTACAGGGCATGTCAATTATctgttgcatttttattttgatctctttcagcttaaaataCCTCTCTGATCCAGAAGCAAATTTCGGTGAGGACTGGGCTAATGCGGTAGATTTCATTGCAGCCACATACTTCTCTACAGATTTATTGACCACAAACAGCTTCCAGGTTTTCCTGCCCCAGAGGATGCTTGTTGTAGGAGATGTCATTCCATTCATTAGTGACTTCAGTCCACAGCAAAATAGAGTCCTGCTTTCACTGAGTGCTcttcacaaaacaaataaaataacaggtATTAATCCAACCTACAGATGTTTGTACTCCACAGATATTTAATAACTTGTTCTCTCTTTCTATACCTTTCTTCATACAAacacaggtttgtttttttttaatgtaaaatagtATAAGCACCTCCTAGATACTATCAGTAAATCAGTGCAGATAAAAATACAACCATAAGTATACaatgcttcagaaagaaaacgCAACACTGACGATACGCAGTGATATTTTGCATGATACAAATGCATCATTTGTTGGAACAGATGATCTTAGTTTCTTTCTCCAGTTTTTACAGGAACTTTAAACCACAAATACTAGTTTGTGTTTGACCAGCTAATCTCAAACCATTAAAGCTGTAAACAAAGTTATTTGATCAGTTGGtgtcactaaaaaaaaaatgggcaaAAGATCACAAACAACAGTTTGTGTTCCCACAAATGttcttgttttgtcttttggttttgtctcaGTGTTCGGTTTATCAGAGAATATGATCTGTCCCAGCAAAACTGCGTCTTTAAAGGCCTGCTTCATTACAAAATAAGTTGTGCACCACCATCCAGCGGTGAGATACAGAATTACATTCTTCTCAGGTTTCAGTTCATCTGTATTGCTCCGTTGGATATTTGTTTGTCATTTGTGGAGGAAAGTTATTTCGaatctttaaatgaaaatgcaatataaaaatacactgaaaagtGAGTTAATTAATTTCCAGAGCTATggtgttgtgggtttgtttgctttttttgtgatCCTCTTCTGCCCGTATATTTCGGTGAAAATTTTCTCACTAACTGTAGCTGAAAAGCCATATAATGAAGGTATTCAGTGTTACAGAAAAGCATCTTCACATCACAGAGTGCTACCCTCACACCTTCCACAGCAAAGGGTCTCAGTACTTCTTAGGACAGGACTCTGTCCAGCCCAGTGTGAGATTTGATTTCTTAATTCAGAGTCTGattgtcttttattttgctttcactgcCTCTGCCAGTCCAGCTGGGACCTGTACTGAGATAGGGCTGCACTGTGTTTAAAGTTTCCTGACCCATGGACAGCAAAAAGCTTTAatgtctctgcttttcctctcactGATGTGTGAAAGCAGAACAGCAGGTACTTTGCTATTCAAGACCTTTACTGCAGTCTTCACCCTTCCTGCAGTCCTCCTAGGAAAGAGGactgttttctgccttctcctctCAACTCATCTCCCCAGTGCAATACTGTGTAAATTCAGTTCTTCACTGCTGTCAGTTTCCTTCTAAAGCATGTTTTGCAGAAGAATAAAGTCCTCTTGGTTTtctaataaactttttttttcttctttttttacccTCAGATTTCCTCTGTGGGTCCTTTATTCCCCATAAAGATCAGCACTGAGAAGTCTGGGAAGCAGGCAAACTGATGCTAATGCTGGACTGGTTAGGCGTACTTCCTAGACAGCCACTGCTTATTGCCTGTATGAAAGTATGAGGACCATTTGTTTCTTTAGCTTGAGGGCTCAGCTGGCAGAAAGTGCAAATTCTTGGTTGTTTTAGAGTAAAAACAAAGATGTGCTTGACTATACCAGGCTACTGCTTCATAAGCCTTGAAGCTATGTGCAGTTGCAGACCAAGACCTTAACATGCATATTCAACCATTTTGACTTGCAAGACTGGTGAAAACAAGCCCAGTTGTTTGTCAGTACAAAGGATCCTGAGCAGAATAAATGGCCTGTGTCTCCCTACATATTTGTGGGCAATTATTACCCCATTGGTCCACTTCTGTCTTTGTTTACATTTCAATATCCACAAGAGAGTGGTGGGTATTTGTTGCTGGACAAATACCCACATCCACCACTCTCCTGGGCTTCATCCCTTGTGTATGTGAGCTGCTTGTGCTCCATGTTAATTTGACaatgtcttctgtttcttttcaaggAGGATTGCTGCTGAGTCTCTGGCGAAAGGCTATGTCTactgaagaaggaaggaaaatgggcCAAAAGCTGATAGCAGACATGGCTGCAGGCCAGAAGTTTGACCTCCTGGGAACGTATAAAGATTTGAAAAGAGCTGATTTGACAGCACCCAATTTCTTGAGAAAAAGCAGTTCCAAGGTTGAGTGATTAAATCTTTTAGCAGATATGTACCTGATAATCCAGACTCGGTAACTTCTTACAGCAGGATTTCCTGAGTAGCCCTGTGTGCATCTCTCATGTTGAATCAATATCTTTATCCTTAATTTTCCTAATTATCTCATTTGATTAACGCAattctttataaataaaaggCCTCATGAAAAATCTTACTTTATTGCTTTTCTCAactttataaataatatatcATCATTGGATACAAAAGTAAATAAAGGCAAATTATATTCTGTTTCAGACTGGGTTTTTCTCTGTATACAGAAATCCCACCAGATATGTAATTACTCAAGTCCTTGATGGTTCAACAGATGATCATCAGAAACTTTTCAAGGAAGTTCTAATCCAAAATCAATGCCTTGACTATCTTCCACCAAAGTTATTTTGCAGACCAGCATCAGTCAAATTTGAAGCTTTCAGTCTTTTCATATTAAATACTGTAGTACATACAGATTCCCTCAGTACACTGCTTTGCAACTAACGCGTGCCTCGCATGGTGCTGTGAATCCAGTCCTGAAGTAAATGGGCTTATTCTCTTACATGAGCTCTTACATGATTCTGGTATTTGATTCATTTCACTTCAAGAAAACGTTGATCGATCAATTTAtttctctatttatttatttatttatgtggtTGTGTAGTCTGTATGGCCACAAGTTGCTTTTTCATTCCACCATGTCTAGCCCTTCTTGTTGCAGTATATCATACATGAGATTTGATTACGGAGGAAGAGATGTATTTATACTGATTGCACTCCCAGCACCTGGTACACCCAGACCCAAGTGTTGATCCTAGTCTTCTGTTCTGGGAATTAATTAGAATAACCTGGCATTCAGAGGTTGTTGGGAAGTGGGACAGggctcctgcaggcaggcagggattGAAGGTTTTTTAGGAAATCTGCTGACTTGGATCCTCTATCCTCATGAAAGCTTCCCCTAGAGAGCAGGCATGTTTGGAGCTCCTTTTCATCGGTGGAGAGCTGGGGATGGCCACTCCCTGCTGCATCCTATTAGACTACAGCCCACACTGCAGCATAGTTAGAAATAACACAAGCCTTAGATTTGTAAGTCAAAACAAGGGAAAGCAGAGTTGCTTTTCCACCATTTTAGGCCTGCCCCacatttttgtttgcatgtaGCATCTCAGTTGGTAACTCTGTCTCACACCTCTTGCTCAGAAGGAGAAAGGCATGTGCCACTCACTTTTCTGCTGAAGCACAGAGCTCTGTTGCACTCACATACCACATTTCCTTTGTAGCCACTGTACCAATAGCCTTTCTGACACATGTACAGCAGTTAGAAGCTTTCTACGGATGTTAGGGGTGGACTTTTCTCCCAGTGCCAAAGAGATGCTCTCATAGCTCCAGTAGCAGCCAAGCAAGGGCCCTTCCAGCAGGGCCCTTCTGGAAGGCACCTTCTGAGGCTGCCCTTCAGAGCCCAGATAGCAGGAGAAACACCAGCTCCCCAGTAGTCTCCACACTTCCTGAAGTATTAACCAGATACCaagtaattgaaataaaagaaaatcaattgTGTCCTTGCCTACCACTTTCCCAGTTTGATTGGTCCTTTCTCCCCAAATTTGCA
This window of the Melopsittacus undulatus isolate bMelUnd1 chromosome 3, bMelUnd1.mat.Z, whole genome shotgun sequence genome carries:
- the C3H6orf58 gene encoding protein LEG1 homolog; translated protein: MIKALQPRTPGSHTFTMWSYFGIHALLTVAITLSPVTAASWSERDATGEDIYPPLWNLAPENLSDFLVKDNKIVINAWNYQERLGLYKSLLNSSAKYFTAFGYQNFGNILWGLPLQHGWQFRTGRLADPSNMTSCGYEDGDLLCISVRSWWSCMNYYLSVIPFLGAVEAGLFGQLQYEIEILPPAERRFDFCYSVADCQSHIPNLMNAWKAYFEYLLSTEHKAKSPATFSSFKLDDALGLMWRAHVASIAYALPKFHDSLKYLSDPEANFGEDWANAVDFIAATYFSTDLLTTNSFQVFLPQRMLVVGDVIPFISDFSPQQNRVLLSLSALHKTNKITGGLLLSLWRKAMSTEEGRKMGQKLIADMAAGQKFDLLGTYKDLKRADLTAPNFLRKSSSKVE